The following DNA comes from Vogesella indigofera.
CCTGGCCGTTACGTGGTGCTGGGGACCGACGGTTACGGCCGCTCCGACAGCCGCGCCAAGCTGCGCGAGTTCTTCGAAGTGGATCGCCGCTACGTCGCCGTGGCCGCGCTGTCGGCACTGGCACGCGACGGCAAGATCGACGCCGCCCGCGTCCAGGAAGCCATCACCAAGTACGGTATCAACGTCGCCAAGCTGCCTAGCTGGAAGGTATAAGGCGCGGCCGTTGCGGCCAACCCTGATACCGGCGAAAGTCACCCGCGTGGCTTTCGCCGCTCCTGCAGCAGCGCGATCCGGCCGCCGCCAGACGGCAGCCGGGATACCAAGCCGAATGTTGGCGGAGCCCGCCGCCGGCAAGGCGCCACGCCTTGCCCGTCACGCGGGCCTCCGCCCTACGATGTGGATAGAGCCATGAGCAATCTGATCGAACTGAAAGTGCCCGATATCGGTGGGCACAACAACGTAGACGTCATCGAAGTCTTCATCCAGCCGGGCCAGACCGTCGCCATCGACGACAGCCTGATCACGCTGGAAACCGACAAAGCCACCATGGAAGTACCGGCCGAAGCCGCCGGCGTGGTGAAAGAAGTGCGCGCCGTGCTCGGCGGCAAGATTTCCGAAGGCGACGTGATCGCCATCATCGAAGTGGGCGCCAGCGCCGCCGCACCGGCCCCGGCGGCCGCGGTAGCCACCCCGGTAGCAGCTGCGCCCGCGCCGGTAGCTGCACCTGCAGCCGCCCCGGCCCCCGTTGCGGCTGCGGCACCTGCCGCTGCGGCCAACGTTGGCCGTAGCGAGATCCGCATTCCCGACATCGGCGGCCACAGCGGCGTCGACGTGATCGAGGTATCGGTCAAGGTCGGTGACGAGATCAAGGTCGACGACAGCCTGATCACGCTGGAAACCGACAAGGCGACCATGGAAGTGCCGGCCACCGCCGCCGGCCGCGTGGTGGAAGTGAAAGTGAAAGTGGGCGACAAGGCCAGTGAAGGCGACCTGATCGTGGTGGTGGAAGGTGCCGCCGCTGCCGCCGCTCCGGCTGCTGCTGCCCCTGCACCGGCCGCCGCACCGGCCCCGGTCGCTGCGGCTCCGGCAGTGGTTGCCGCACCGGTAGCAACGCCGGTTGCCGCTGCCGTCGCCGCCGCCTTCAACGAAGCCGGCTTCGCCAAGTCGCACGCCGGCCCGTCGGTACGCAAGCTGGCACGTGAGCTGGGTGTCGACCTGTCCAAGGTGAAGGGTTCCGGCCGCAAGGGCCGCATCGTCGAAGACGATGTGAAGGGCTTCGTGAAGACCATCATGCAGAACCCGGCGGCGCTGGCTCCGGCCGCTGCGCCAGCCGGCAACGGCGGCGGTCTGGACCTGCTGCCGTGGCCGAAGGTGGATTTCGCCAAGTTCGGCCCGATCGAAACCAAGCCGCTGACCCGCATCCAGAAGCTGTCCGGTGCCAACCTCAGCCGCAACTGGGTGATGATCCCGCACGTCACGTTCAACGACGACTGCGACATCACCGAGCTGGAAGAATTCCGCAAGACCATCGGCAAGGAATGGGAAAAGTCCGGCCTGAAGATCAGCCCGCTAGCCTTCATCATCAAGGCCGCCGCCGAGGCGCTGAAGGCGTTCCCGAACTTCAACAGCTCGCTGGACGGCGACAACCTGGTGCTGAAACAGTACTACCACATCGGCTTTGCCGCCGACACGCCGAACGGCCTGGTGGTGCCGGTGATCAAGAACGTGGACCAGAAGGGCATCAAGCAGATCGCCAAGGAACTGACCGACCTGTCCGCGCTGGCGCGTGACGGCAAGCTCAAGCCGACCGACATGCAGGGCGCCACCTTCACCATCTCCAGTCTGGGTGGTATCGGCGGCACCGGCTTCACGCCTATCGTCAATGCACCAGAAGTGGCCATCCTCGGCGTGTGCAAGTCGCAGATCAAGCCGGTGTGGAACGGCAAGGAATTCGCGCCGCGCCTGATGTGCCCGCTGTCGCTGTCCTTCGACCACCGCGTGATCGACGGCGCCGCTGCGGCCCGCTTCACCGTGTACCTGGGCAAGCTGCTGTCCGACGTGCGCCGCCTGATCCTGTAATGGTCGCAGCCTGAAGGTTGGCCGCGGCCAACCTTCGGCTGCCAGCAAGCCATCGTGCCGAATACCGGCGGCGTGCCCTGCGCGCCGCCACCACATGGATGTGAACCATGAGCAATCTGATTGAACTGAAAGTGCCGGACATCGGCGGCCACAGCAATGTGGACGTGATCGAAGTGTTCGTGAAAGTCGGCGACACCGTTGCCAAGGACGACAGCCTGATCACGCTGGAAACCGACAAGGCCACCATGGAAGTGCCGGCCGAAGCGGCCGGTGTGGTGAAGGAAGTGCGCACCGCCGTCGGTGGCAAGATCTCCGAAGGCGACGTGATCGTGGTGATCGAGGCCGCCGGCGCTGCCGCTGCGGCCAACCCTGTGCCTGCTGCGGCACCGGCCGCCGCCCCGGCAGCGGTTGCCCCGCAAGCCGCGCCGGTCGCGGCTCCTGCTGCGGCAACGCACAGCGGTACCGCCGACATCGACTGCGACGTGCTGGTACTGGGCGCCGGCCCCGGCGGCTACTCCGCCGCCTTCCGCGCCGCCGACCTGGGTCTGAAAGTGGTGCTGGTCGAGCGTTACGCCACCCTGGGCGGCGTGTGCCTCAACGTGGGCTGCATCCCGTCCAAGGCGCTGCTGCACAACGCGGCGGTGATCGACGAGGTGAAACACCTGGCCGCCAACGGCATCAAGTTTGCCGCGCCGGAAATCGACATCGACATGCTGCGTGGCTACAAGGAAAAAGTCATCGGCAAGCTCACCGGCGGTCTGGCCGGCATGGCCAAGGCACGCAAGGTACAAGTGGTGCGCGGCGTCGGCCAGTTCCTCGATCCGTATCACCTGCAGGTGGAAACCACCGAAGGCACAGGCCAGGACAAGACCGGCGCCAAGCAGGTGATCAAGTTCAAGAACGCCATCATCGCCGCCGGTAGCCGCGTGGTGAACCTGCCGTTCATCCCGCAAGACCCGCGCATCGTGGACTCCACCGGCGCGCTGGAACTGAAAGCCGTACCGAACAAGATGCTGGTGATCGGCGGCGGCATCATCGGCCTGGAAATGGGCACCGTGTACTCCACGCTGGGCGCGCGCCTGGACGTGGTGGAAATGATGGACGGCCTGATGCAAGGCCCGGATCGTGACCTGGTCAAGGTATGGGAGAAGTACAACGCCCACCGCTTCGACAACATCATGACCGGCACCAAGACCGTGGCCGTGGACGCCCGCGCAGACGGCATCTATGTCACCTTTGAAGGTGCGAAGGCGCCGGCTGAGCCGCAACGCTACGACTTGGTACTGGTGGCTGCCGGTCGCGCGCCGAACGGCAAGCTGATCGGCGCCGAGAACGCCGGCATCGCCGTGACCGATCGTGGTTTCATTGAGGTCGACAAGCAGCAGCGCACCAACGTGCCGCACATCTACGCCATCGGTGACATCGTCGGCCAGCCGATGCTGGCGCACAAGGCGGTGCACGAGGCACACGTGGCAGCGGAAAACTGCGCCGGGCAGAAAGCCTACTTCGACGCGCGCGTGATTCCGGGCGTGGCCTACACCGATCCGGAAGTGGCGTGGGTCGGCGTGACCGAAGAGTCGGCCAAGCGTGACGGCATCAAGATCGAAAAAGCGGTGTTCCCGTGGGCCGCCTCCGGCCGCGCCATCGCCAACGGTCGCGACGAAGGCTTCACCAAGCTGATCTTCGATGCCGAGACCCATCAGGTGATCGGCGGCGCCATCGTCGGCACCCACGCCGGCGACATGCTGGGCGAAATCTGCCTGGCCATCGAAATGGGCTGCGACGCCACCGACATCGGCAAGACCATCCATGCGCACCCGACCCTGGGCGAGAGCATCGGCATGGCCGCCGAAGTGGCGCACGGCAGCTGCACCGACCTGCCGCCGCAACGCAAGAAGTAAGCGTGTTACTTGCGGCCAAGGTTGGCCGCAGGATACGAGAAAGGGCAAGCCTCACGGCTTGCCCTTTTTTTATGAACTTAGAATATGATAAACAAAATATGTCGAATGACTTTCGGCATGACAAATTGCCGTGACGCAGGTGTCGTGCCTTTATCCAGGGGGAGTGCATGAAAAATACTACGCAGTTCGCTGCCGAGGGCGTGAGTCAACAGCCAGAGGACTTTTCTAGACGGGAAGTGGTGCAACAACTGCTCAC
Coding sequences within:
- the aceF gene encoding dihydrolipoyllysine-residue acetyltransferase, which encodes MSNLIELKVPDIGGHNNVDVIEVFIQPGQTVAIDDSLITLETDKATMEVPAEAAGVVKEVRAVLGGKISEGDVIAIIEVGASAAAPAPAAAVATPVAAAPAPVAAPAAAPAPVAAAAPAAAANVGRSEIRIPDIGGHSGVDVIEVSVKVGDEIKVDDSLITLETDKATMEVPATAAGRVVEVKVKVGDKASEGDLIVVVEGAAAAAAPAAAAPAPAAAPAPVAAAPAVVAAPVATPVAAAVAAAFNEAGFAKSHAGPSVRKLARELGVDLSKVKGSGRKGRIVEDDVKGFVKTIMQNPAALAPAAAPAGNGGGLDLLPWPKVDFAKFGPIETKPLTRIQKLSGANLSRNWVMIPHVTFNDDCDITELEEFRKTIGKEWEKSGLKISPLAFIIKAAAEALKAFPNFNSSLDGDNLVLKQYYHIGFAADTPNGLVVPVIKNVDQKGIKQIAKELTDLSALARDGKLKPTDMQGATFTISSLGGIGGTGFTPIVNAPEVAILGVCKSQIKPVWNGKEFAPRLMCPLSLSFDHRVIDGAAAARFTVYLGKLLSDVRRLIL
- the lpdA gene encoding dihydrolipoyl dehydrogenase, which codes for MSNLIELKVPDIGGHSNVDVIEVFVKVGDTVAKDDSLITLETDKATMEVPAEAAGVVKEVRTAVGGKISEGDVIVVIEAAGAAAAANPVPAAAPAAAPAAVAPQAAPVAAPAAATHSGTADIDCDVLVLGAGPGGYSAAFRAADLGLKVVLVERYATLGGVCLNVGCIPSKALLHNAAVIDEVKHLAANGIKFAAPEIDIDMLRGYKEKVIGKLTGGLAGMAKARKVQVVRGVGQFLDPYHLQVETTEGTGQDKTGAKQVIKFKNAIIAAGSRVVNLPFIPQDPRIVDSTGALELKAVPNKMLVIGGGIIGLEMGTVYSTLGARLDVVEMMDGLMQGPDRDLVKVWEKYNAHRFDNIMTGTKTVAVDARADGIYVTFEGAKAPAEPQRYDLVLVAAGRAPNGKLIGAENAGIAVTDRGFIEVDKQQRTNVPHIYAIGDIVGQPMLAHKAVHEAHVAAENCAGQKAYFDARVIPGVAYTDPEVAWVGVTEESAKRDGIKIEKAVFPWAASGRAIANGRDEGFTKLIFDAETHQVIGGAIVGTHAGDMLGEICLAIEMGCDATDIGKTIHAHPTLGESIGMAAEVAHGSCTDLPPQRKK